The Nitrospira sp. genome window below encodes:
- the pdxA gene encoding 4-hydroxythreonine-4-phosphate dehydrogenase PdxA codes for MGDPAGIGPEVIAKALSGARLHNVCRPIVIGSLPVMERTIKALKLKQRILPVAGHEPMMPQRETVAVLDPLETPLGTFKPGIAAAETGAASVAFIKKAVELAQLGCIEGMVTAPINKEAINMAGCRYPGHTELLADLTHANESGMMIVGGPLRIMFVTTHVSIKDLSLLLTQAKIEKAIRLAQSALTTLFGIKRPRIGVAALNPHAGEHGLFGDEEARVILPAARAAQQKGILASDPLPADTLFGKAAKGSFDGVVALYHDQGLIPLKLVAFGTCVNLTVGLPIIRTSVDHGTAFDIVGKGVADPGSLIEAVKLAAKITQNRIAQNRMAATPAKKGRAGRVA; via the coding sequence ATGGGAGATCCAGCTGGCATCGGCCCGGAAGTGATCGCCAAGGCTCTATCTGGAGCTCGCTTGCACAATGTTTGCCGACCGATCGTCATCGGATCGCTGCCTGTGATGGAGCGAACAATCAAGGCACTGAAGCTCAAACAAAGGATCCTCCCTGTTGCCGGCCATGAACCAATGATGCCGCAAAGAGAAACGGTGGCCGTGCTGGACCCGCTGGAGACACCACTGGGAACGTTCAAACCTGGTATCGCGGCAGCAGAGACCGGTGCCGCTTCGGTCGCCTTTATCAAGAAAGCTGTCGAACTGGCTCAGCTCGGCTGTATCGAGGGAATGGTGACGGCGCCCATCAACAAAGAAGCCATCAATATGGCCGGCTGCCGGTACCCTGGCCATACCGAGCTATTGGCTGATCTCACCCACGCGAACGAGTCAGGTATGATGATCGTGGGCGGGCCGTTACGCATCATGTTCGTCACGACACATGTCTCGATCAAAGATCTCTCATTGCTGCTGACCCAAGCGAAGATTGAAAAGGCGATCCGCTTGGCCCAATCGGCGCTGACGACGCTCTTCGGCATCAAACGTCCTAGGATAGGAGTGGCTGCTCTCAATCCCCATGCCGGTGAGCATGGATTGTTCGGCGATGAGGAAGCCCGGGTGATTCTTCCAGCGGCTCGTGCGGCCCAGCAGAAAGGCATCCTGGCAAGTGATCCGCTGCCGGCGGACACCCTATTCGGGAAAGCCGCGAAAGGGTCATTTGACGGCGTCGTCGCCCTCTACCACGATCAGGGCCTCATTCCTCTGAAACTTGTCGCCTTCGGCACCTGCGTTAATCTCACGGTGGGCCTGCCTATCATCCGCACCTCAGTGGACCATGGAACAGCGTTTGATATCGTCGGGAAAGGCGTCGCCGATCCCGGAAGTCTGATCGAGGCAGTCAAGCTGGCTGCCAAAATCACTCAGAATAGGATCGCTCAGAATAGAATGGCGGCAACTCCAGCCAAGAAGGGACGGGCCGGACGTGTCGCCTGA
- the larC gene encoding nickel pincer cofactor biosynthesis protein LarC — translation MGRHLHFDCFSGVSGDMVLGSLVSAGLSWTDLINGLKCLQLNGYQLRRREVHRGALPAIKVDVIVQQGFQRPLTLSRIRKILAGSRLPGPVKERSRSVFDRLAEAESHAHRVDVKEVHFHEVGVVDSFIDVVGGVLGCHLLNITRVTSSPINVGAGSVQTSHGLLPVPGPAVAELAKGIPIYAAGPPCELATPTGVALLRTLASEFGPMPAMKSMAVGYGAGDHNPDGWPNALRVFIEEESASETRQTERMIQLETNLDDLSPQTYEYLMEQLFQVGAVDVALAPVVMKKSRPGVVLSCLAAEDRTDAVLEVLFQETTTLGVRFHEVRRRVLPRRFIPVTTQGGVVRIKVAEVGAGWEKAAPEYEDCRAIAKRTGRPLKTVMEEALLAYRRGFPKHGTARVRGGT, via the coding sequence GTGGGCCGGCATTTACACTTCGATTGTTTCTCCGGCGTCAGTGGAGACATGGTCTTGGGCTCACTGGTCAGCGCCGGGCTTTCGTGGACAGACTTGATTAACGGCCTCAAATGCCTACAACTCAACGGTTACCAACTGCGAAGGCGTGAGGTGCATCGTGGCGCGCTTCCGGCGATAAAGGTCGACGTGATCGTTCAACAGGGGTTTCAACGGCCGTTGACCCTCTCTCGTATCCGAAAGATCCTTGCCGGCAGCCGGCTGCCTGGGCCGGTCAAGGAGCGGAGTCGGTCGGTCTTCGACCGGCTGGCTGAAGCAGAAAGCCATGCCCACCGAGTCGATGTGAAGGAGGTTCACTTTCACGAAGTGGGGGTTGTGGATTCGTTTATCGATGTCGTCGGAGGCGTACTAGGCTGCCATCTCTTGAATATCACCCGAGTCACATCGTCTCCCATCAATGTAGGGGCCGGTTCTGTTCAGACATCCCATGGGCTCTTGCCGGTTCCGGGACCGGCTGTGGCGGAGCTGGCGAAGGGCATCCCGATCTATGCCGCCGGTCCACCCTGCGAGCTCGCAACTCCTACCGGAGTTGCGCTGCTCAGGACATTGGCATCGGAATTCGGCCCTATGCCGGCCATGAAAAGTATGGCAGTAGGGTATGGGGCCGGTGACCACAATCCAGACGGGTGGCCTAATGCCTTGCGAGTGTTTATTGAGGAAGAGTCTGCTTCGGAAACGCGTCAGACCGAGCGGATGATACAGCTTGAAACGAATCTCGACGACCTCAGTCCACAGACCTACGAATACCTCATGGAACAGCTCTTTCAAGTCGGTGCCGTTGATGTCGCGTTGGCTCCCGTCGTCATGAAGAAAAGTAGACCAGGAGTCGTGCTGAGCTGCCTGGCCGCTGAAGATCGGACGGATGCCGTCCTCGAGGTTCTCTTCCAGGAAACGACCACGCTTGGAGTACGTTTTCACGAGGTACGCCGACGAGTCCTCCCTCGACGATTCATCCCTGTCACGACCCAAGGCGGAGTCGTTCGCATAAAAGTCGCAGAAGTCGGCGCAGGATGGGAAAAAGCCGCCCCCGAATACGAGGACTGCAGGGCGATCGCAAAACGAACCGGTCGCCCCCTCAAGACAGTGATGGAGGAAGCACTGCTGGCCTATCGGCGAGGATTCCCGAAGCACGGAACGGCACGTGTGCGAGGCGGGACGTGA
- the larB gene encoding nickel pincer cofactor biosynthesis protein LarB has translation MNPEGLERLLHQVRQGHVTVQQALQRLRSLPFEDLGFASLDHHRSLRQGFPEVVLCEGKTPAQVVAIARALIKKEGPFLATRADPSVARAIRRLDRRAQYYHDARIVAIHPSRQKHHGHILVVTAGTADVPVAEEARVTAEVMGSHVERLYDVGVAGIHRLLGKKDRLFEAQVVIVAAGMDGVLPSVVGGLVHCPVIAVPTSRGYGASFGGVAALLTMLNSCAAGVGVMNIDNGFGAACLAHRINMLGSGRDERESRDKRET, from the coding sequence ATGAATCCGGAAGGACTCGAACGGCTGTTACATCAGGTCCGTCAAGGACATGTGACGGTGCAACAGGCGCTTCAGCGCTTACGGTCACTGCCTTTTGAGGATCTAGGCTTTGCCTCGCTCGATCATCATCGGTCGTTACGACAGGGGTTTCCCGAGGTGGTCTTGTGTGAAGGAAAAACCCCGGCGCAGGTCGTCGCCATCGCGCGGGCACTCATCAAGAAAGAGGGACCGTTTCTGGCGACTCGCGCCGATCCATCGGTCGCACGTGCCATTCGCCGTCTGGATCGTCGTGCACAGTACTATCACGATGCACGCATTGTGGCGATTCACCCGTCCAGGCAGAAGCATCATGGGCATATACTCGTGGTCACCGCTGGAACTGCGGACGTGCCCGTCGCCGAAGAAGCCCGTGTGACCGCAGAAGTGATGGGAAGCCACGTCGAACGGCTGTACGACGTTGGTGTCGCCGGCATCCACCGGTTGCTCGGAAAGAAAGATCGGCTGTTTGAGGCACAGGTCGTAATCGTCGCTGCAGGGATGGACGGAGTCCTGCCGAGTGTGGTGGGAGGCTTGGTCCACTGCCCCGTGATTGCCGTGCCGACCAGCCGAGGCTATGGTGCGAGTTTCGGCGGAGTCGCTGCGCTGCTGACCATGCTTAATTCCTGCGCGGCGGGCGTCGGAGTGATGAACATCGACAACGGATTCGGTGCGGCCTGCCTCGCGCACCGGATCAATATGCTAGGTTCCGGCCGAGACGAGCGCGAATCGCGGGACAAGCGAGAAACGTGA
- a CDS encoding NAD(P)-dependent glycerol-3-phosphate dehydrogenase produces MPTTINKIGVIGAGAWGTALAKHLAEKGLEVRLWAYEPDVVDAINSSHENPIFLKGVPLPPGLRATSSIVDAVKGCDGILCAAPSHFIRSVLHQLTPCLSDPIPLICATKGIEENTAKLMTQVMEDELPPSMHHSLMVLSGPSFAAEFSAGKPTAVCLAGTDEQLVRWFQRVLMTPVFRVYVDTDVIGVQLGGALKNVMALAAGVIDGLELGLNARAALITRGLTEIIRLGVAMGADPRTFYGLSGIGDLVLTCTGTLSRNHSVGVRLGKGEKLETILAGMQAVAEGVRTSRAAFTLARRYQVDMPIIQEINAVLYDDKSCRQAVRDLMERDAKSEKGRT; encoded by the coding sequence ATGCCGACCACGATCAACAAGATCGGCGTTATTGGAGCCGGTGCGTGGGGCACTGCATTGGCAAAACATCTGGCCGAGAAGGGTCTGGAGGTTCGACTCTGGGCCTATGAACCCGACGTCGTCGACGCCATCAATTCCTCACACGAAAACCCGATCTTCCTCAAAGGCGTCCCGCTTCCTCCAGGTTTGAGGGCCACCTCCTCGATCGTGGATGCGGTAAAGGGTTGCGACGGCATTTTGTGTGCGGCTCCTTCGCACTTCATCCGATCTGTGTTGCATCAGTTGACACCCTGCCTATCCGATCCCATACCGTTGATTTGTGCAACGAAGGGTATCGAGGAAAACACGGCCAAGCTGATGACACAGGTCATGGAGGACGAGTTGCCACCGTCGATGCACCACTCTCTCATGGTGCTCTCAGGACCCAGTTTCGCGGCAGAATTCAGTGCCGGTAAACCCACGGCCGTGTGTTTGGCCGGCACCGATGAGCAGTTGGTGCGGTGGTTTCAGCGCGTATTAATGACGCCTGTATTTCGAGTGTACGTGGACACAGACGTCATCGGGGTTCAACTCGGCGGGGCCCTAAAGAATGTCATGGCGCTGGCTGCCGGTGTGATCGACGGTCTGGAGCTTGGGCTCAATGCCCGCGCGGCGCTCATTACCCGAGGTCTGACTGAAATCATCCGACTGGGCGTGGCAATGGGAGCCGATCCTCGCACATTCTACGGACTTTCCGGAATCGGCGATCTGGTACTGACCTGTACCGGCACACTGAGCCGAAACCATTCGGTAGGGGTTCGGCTCGGCAAGGGAGAAAAGTTGGAGACGATATTGGCCGGAATGCAGGCTGTCGCAGAAGGCGTCCGGACGAGCCGCGCGGCATTCACGTTAGCCCGTCGCTATCAGGTTGATATGCCGATCATACAGGAAATCAACGCCGTGCTGTATGACGACAAATCTTGTAGACAGGCCGTCCGTGATTTGATGGAACGGGACGCCAAATCAGAGAAAGGACGGACATGA
- a CDS encoding arginine deiminase-related protein produces the protein MSRLLVCPPDYFGIEYEINPWMRLTNRVDHGRAVRQWHELVRVLEKDLGAVLERMTPVPELPDLVFTANAGIVVGRIAVVSRFRYPERQREEAHFENWFRGHGYEVMTVEAGLHFEGAGDLLGFPEYWFGGYRQRSDIRVFPALSEYFHREIIPLELVDNRFYHLDTCFCPLIGGELLYFPAAFDSYGQTAIAERVPDKLRLPVPEDEALKFACNAVCLGKDVVLPVGCPTTQTWLRMRGYETHPVQLGEFMRSGGSAKCLTLALD, from the coding sequence ATGAGCCGCCTCCTCGTCTGTCCTCCTGATTATTTTGGGATTGAATATGAGATCAATCCCTGGATGCGGCTTACCAATCGTGTGGATCATGGACGGGCGGTGCGACAGTGGCATGAATTGGTGCGCGTGCTTGAAAAGGACCTGGGTGCCGTTCTCGAACGAATGACTCCCGTTCCTGAGTTACCCGATCTCGTATTTACGGCGAATGCCGGCATCGTAGTTGGACGGATCGCCGTCGTGAGTCGCTTCCGGTATCCTGAACGGCAACGAGAAGAAGCTCATTTTGAGAATTGGTTTCGTGGACATGGCTATGAGGTGATGACGGTAGAAGCAGGCCTGCATTTTGAAGGCGCGGGGGATCTCCTGGGCTTCCCGGAATACTGGTTCGGCGGATATCGACAACGATCGGATATTCGCGTCTTCCCGGCCCTCAGCGAATATTTTCACCGGGAAATTATTCCGCTCGAACTCGTCGATAACCGCTTCTACCATCTGGACACCTGTTTCTGTCCCTTAATCGGCGGCGAGCTCCTCTATTTCCCCGCCGCCTTTGATAGTTATGGCCAGACAGCGATTGCGGAACGTGTTCCGGACAAGCTGCGTCTCCCTGTTCCGGAAGATGAAGCCTTAAAGTTCGCCTGCAATGCCGTCTGCCTCGGGAAAGACGTCGTCCTCCCTGTCGGATGTCCCACCACTCAGACTTGGCTCCGCATGAGAGGGTATGAAACCCACCCGGTTCAGCTCGGTGAATTCATGAGATCGGGGGGCTCGGCCAAATGTCTCACCTTGGCGCTGGATTGA
- a CDS encoding TIGR00300 family protein, with amino-acid sequence MFTLSEIAMNQYQERVCLQGHIIDSLVLAKVLDLILMMGGTFDLEDVYIGKTREEPSRARILIQTGSRPLLDDILKTIQPHGASIEREANCGIDQAPADGVLPDGFYATTHLPTQIRISGRWLDVDRIEMDLAIAVSETGSSAQAVPMGEVCRGDRIVVGREGVRVIPLQRPQERDVFGFMESQVSAERPHGHIIADIASRMRQLQERHRQGQADSKVLLAGGPAIIHAGGREALTWLIEQGFIHILFCGNALAAHDMEADLFGTSLGYGLTAGRAVPHGHELHLRTINRIRTIGSIETAVTSGVIKQGIMAACVRQGVPVVMSGTIRDDGPLPGVITDSVLAQRAMRALIPGVGLALLVASTLHSVATGNLLPATIPTVCVDVNPSVPTKLADRGSFQAVGLVMDAASFLSELARVLGRST; translated from the coding sequence ATGTTCACGTTGAGTGAGATCGCGATGAACCAATACCAAGAACGCGTGTGCCTTCAAGGACACATCATCGACTCTCTTGTGCTGGCGAAGGTGTTGGATCTCATCCTGATGATGGGGGGAACCTTCGACCTGGAAGATGTGTACATCGGCAAGACCAGGGAGGAACCGTCTCGTGCCCGCATCCTGATCCAAACAGGATCGAGACCGCTCTTAGACGACATTCTGAAGACGATTCAACCACACGGCGCCTCGATTGAACGTGAAGCAAACTGCGGCATCGACCAAGCGCCTGCCGATGGAGTGTTACCCGATGGCTTTTACGCCACAACCCATCTGCCTACCCAGATCCGGATCAGCGGGCGATGGCTGGACGTGGATCGGATTGAGATGGACCTCGCCATCGCGGTCAGCGAGACGGGGTCCAGCGCCCAGGCCGTGCCGATGGGTGAAGTTTGCCGTGGTGATCGGATCGTGGTCGGTCGGGAGGGTGTACGTGTCATACCGCTGCAGCGTCCGCAGGAGCGAGATGTATTCGGATTCATGGAATCGCAGGTATCGGCGGAGCGGCCTCACGGCCATATCATCGCCGACATCGCGAGTCGGATGAGACAATTGCAGGAACGGCATCGACAGGGACAGGCGGATTCCAAAGTCTTGTTGGCAGGAGGACCAGCGATCATTCATGCCGGAGGCCGAGAAGCTCTCACCTGGCTGATTGAACAGGGATTCATTCATATACTGTTCTGCGGAAATGCGCTGGCGGCCCATGACATGGAGGCAGATCTGTTCGGCACGTCGCTCGGCTACGGACTCACAGCAGGGCGCGCAGTACCGCATGGTCATGAACTCCATTTGAGGACCATTAACCGGATTCGTACAATCGGCAGCATTGAAACGGCGGTTACTTCCGGCGTGATCAAACAGGGAATCATGGCGGCTTGTGTCAGACAAGGTGTGCCGGTGGTCATGTCCGGAACGATTCGTGACGATGGTCCCTTGCCCGGAGTGATCACGGATTCTGTTCTGGCGCAACGCGCGATGCGCGCCTTGATCCCCGGTGTCGGGCTGGCTCTCCTTGTCGCCTCGACGCTCCACTCCGTGGCGACCGGTAATCTGCTGCCCGCTACCATCCCCACAGTTTGCGTTGACGTCAACCCGTCGGTCCCGACCAAACTGGCCGATCGCGGCAGCTTTCAGGCCGTCGGCCTCGTCATGGATGCGGCATCGTTTCTGTCGGAACTCGCCCGTGTGTTGGGAAGGTCGACATGA
- a CDS encoding tRNA pseudouridine(13) synthase TruD — MTQPIDPFLTGNLLGIGGQIRTVPEDFQVEERPLYLPCGEGEHLYVTITKRGLSTPDLVHRLSSSLGIKAQAIGVAGLKDSRAVTTQMVSLQGIRPEQVSRLTIDDTILNVQILGRHRNRLRTGHHSGNRFRLIIRHVADHAAETVPAVLQQLSTRGVPNYFGPQRQGKDGENYRIGALLLYDARRRERMSRAKRIWYLNSYQSFLFNRILARRIDHLDKVFAGDWAMKSDNGACFQVEDAEKEQSRADRFEISPTGILFGSRVSWANGEPGTIEETVIAEAGATKESLVAAAKACGFRGERRALRVPLAELEWSLSGDTLSLSFSLPPGAYATSVLRELMKADAKVS, encoded by the coding sequence GTGACGCAACCAATCGATCCCTTCCTCACCGGCAACTTGCTTGGAATCGGCGGACAAATCCGCACCGTGCCCGAAGATTTCCAGGTCGAAGAACGGCCGCTCTATCTTCCATGCGGAGAAGGCGAACATCTGTACGTGACCATCACTAAACGTGGTCTTTCCACGCCGGATCTCGTCCACCGACTCTCGTCTTCATTGGGGATCAAAGCGCAGGCCATCGGCGTGGCAGGGCTAAAAGATTCGCGAGCGGTCACGACTCAGATGGTGTCCTTGCAAGGAATCCGTCCGGAACAAGTCTCTCGCCTCACAATCGATGACACGATCCTCAACGTGCAGATCCTCGGGCGCCATCGTAATCGACTACGAACCGGCCACCACTCCGGCAATCGCTTCCGTTTAATCATCCGCCATGTCGCCGATCACGCGGCTGAAACCGTGCCGGCCGTCCTTCAACAACTGAGCACACGCGGCGTGCCCAACTACTTCGGCCCTCAACGGCAAGGGAAAGACGGTGAGAACTATCGCATCGGCGCTCTATTGCTGTACGATGCACGGCGGCGCGAGAGGATGAGCCGTGCTAAGCGCATCTGGTATCTCAACTCCTACCAATCATTCTTGTTCAATCGGATACTTGCACGAAGGATCGACCATCTCGACAAGGTCTTCGCCGGGGATTGGGCCATGAAGTCGGACAATGGCGCTTGCTTTCAAGTCGAGGATGCCGAGAAGGAACAATCGCGGGCGGATCGTTTTGAAATCAGCCCAACAGGCATACTCTTTGGTTCGCGGGTATCCTGGGCAAATGGCGAACCGGGCACAATTGAGGAAACCGTCATCGCTGAAGCAGGTGCAACTAAGGAAAGCCTCGTTGCAGCCGCGAAGGCTTGTGGATTCCGCGGCGAGCGCAGAGCGCTTCGTGTCCCCCTCGCTGAACTGGAATGGTCACTTAGTGGCGATACCCTTAGCCTTTCTTTCAGTTTACCTCCTGGTGCCTACGCCACAAGCGTCCTCCGGGAACTGATGAAAGCCGATGCGAAGGTCTCGTAA
- a CDS encoding metallophosphoesterase, producing MSRRRVVSWPDRMRSFIGHCFSEPLYRTFSLVPQWEFGLSIHEVTRHILVHGTLAGRRAIHLTDLHLDRYHPRLDRIVESVRELHPDWIFITGDLLNVPEGLPHLFRFLERLRAIAPLYVTLGNHDHYSGVPLSEFSELADRHKITLLVNQSTVVSTGGGELVIVGVDDPSLHRADLGCVPPRTDHRFTLLLAHAPNILDYVEAHPPVDLILCGHSHGGQWRVPGIPTFWLPPGCNGRVAGWHESGQHRLYVNRGLGWSFLPFRFNCRPEIAVIEWVQE from the coding sequence ATGAGCAGGCGACGCGTGGTGTCATGGCCTGATCGCATGCGATCGTTTATCGGGCATTGCTTCAGCGAGCCACTCTATCGAACGTTCAGTCTCGTCCCTCAGTGGGAATTCGGTCTTTCCATTCATGAGGTTACCCGGCACATCCTTGTGCATGGCACCCTTGCCGGTCGCCGCGCAATCCATCTCACGGATCTCCACCTGGACCGATATCATCCGAGGCTCGATCGTATCGTCGAATCTGTGAGGGAACTTCACCCCGATTGGATTTTCATCACCGGAGACCTGCTGAACGTACCGGAAGGTTTGCCTCACCTCTTTCGCTTCCTCGAACGGCTACGCGCCATCGCGCCACTGTATGTGACATTGGGCAATCACGACCATTACAGCGGAGTCCCTCTGTCAGAATTTTCCGAACTTGCAGATCGACACAAGATCACGTTGTTGGTGAACCAAAGTACCGTCGTTTCAACGGGAGGGGGAGAGCTGGTGATCGTCGGTGTCGATGATCCTTCGCTCCATCGCGCCGACCTTGGATGTGTCCCGCCTCGCACCGACCATCGCTTTACGTTGCTCCTGGCCCATGCACCGAATATCCTCGACTATGTCGAAGCCCATCCTCCCGTTGACTTGATCCTCTGCGGGCACAGTCATGGTGGGCAATGGAGGGTGCCGGGCATTCCCACCTTCTGGCTTCCTCCTGGATGTAATGGCCGCGTGGCAGGTTGGCACGAATCCGGTCAACACAGACTGTACGTCAACCGAGGGCTAGGTTGGTCCTTCCTCCCATTTCGCTTCAACTGTCGGCCCGAGATTGCCGTGATTGAGTGGGTTCAGGAATAG
- a CDS encoding HEAT repeat domain-containing protein, whose translation MTKRHEQGQINPASLVVLIVLIVTAVWVWKRLSVDTQDYIVDQAVPMAATAVALAVLLFIPIRALRRRSARTRERTRLLTLFEHESAWDKRLEFAFALLELNEYRIDGLESAIPALKELFATTLQRALDDKQHHIRGMAASHLGALQDMSVVPLLVKALEDDHAYVRSCAALGLGRLRATETRERLKNVMEQDWDQTVRSRAREALERMRE comes from the coding sequence ATGACGAAGCGTCACGAACAGGGACAGATCAATCCTGCCTCGCTTGTTGTTCTGATCGTGCTTATCGTGACCGCTGTATGGGTGTGGAAGCGGTTGTCGGTTGACACACAGGACTACATCGTCGATCAGGCAGTGCCGATGGCTGCAACTGCCGTGGCGCTTGCTGTCCTACTGTTCATTCCTATAAGAGCGCTCCGCCGCCGCAGTGCGAGAACGCGAGAACGAACCAGGCTCTTGACCCTGTTCGAGCACGAATCTGCTTGGGATAAACGGCTTGAATTTGCGTTTGCCTTGCTTGAACTCAACGAGTACCGAATCGATGGGCTCGAATCAGCTATCCCTGCCTTGAAGGAGCTGTTTGCCACGACCTTACAACGAGCGCTGGACGACAAACAGCATCACATCAGAGGAATGGCAGCCAGTCATCTTGGCGCGTTGCAAGACATGTCGGTCGTGCCGCTGCTGGTCAAAGCCCTGGAAGATGACCATGCCTATGTGCGCTCCTGCGCCGCTTTGGGACTCGGACGACTGCGCGCAACGGAAACGCGCGAGCGACTAAAAAACGTCATGGAACAGGATTGGGATCAAACCGTCAGAAGCAGGGCCAGGGAAGCGCTGGAACGGATGCGGGAGTGA
- a CDS encoding AarF/UbiB family protein, translating to MENQPQNSAIRRVMVGTDRSKTADHAVRWAAEFADRYGAELFVVQVILPQHPSTTEFGAAEQTRAAAANNELAHLVRELAGERGHALVSIDSDPALTIVRAAEHEAIDVLVVGNAGMAGRKEFLLGNVPNRISHNSRCTVIIVNTQSMAGGPGAEPVRVFQPQVDSHVAEPQLGARAVHIATVMAKHGLKELFSQPDQSDGSIRRQQAKRLRSALEELGPTFSKLGQILSTRPDLLPAEYIEELAMLQSHVPPMPESEVVRVAEQELKVPWEDVFESIDPKPLAAGTIAQVHKATLETGDRVVVKVQRPTARADIEQDLALLEIFAQKVGQRQALKQMVNMEAVFKHLSTSLQRELDFRQEIENIGRMETLLTDYDRLAVPSVYQEISTARLLVMEEIQGVRIAQAPEGPTRIEAARQLLEGFYKQIVVDGFFHADPHPGNLMWWKDRIYMLDFGMVGALDAGLREHLLLMLMALWKEDVVFLSDVTLMMTGSAGRSDLDVPRFQGEVGEVMAKYRKAALAEMQIGPLLQEMSATAFRHGVPLPASLTLAAKALAQVQLATAALDPKLDPYDVAGKFLMRVMIKRMGASLDFKTLAYQSQKLKVRAEQTIEAIERMIGARPGQKLVVNFRADSLEEMVRRTGRRLALGLTAAASILASGLTAASATAGWIPPLFGIVAVALIIGLFFDLMRGR from the coding sequence ATGGAGAATCAGCCTCAGAACAGCGCCATACGACGTGTGATGGTGGGCACCGACCGTTCCAAAACTGCGGATCATGCCGTCCGGTGGGCCGCCGAGTTCGCAGACCGCTACGGGGCAGAGCTGTTCGTGGTGCAGGTCATTTTGCCTCAGCACCCCTCGACTACCGAATTCGGTGCAGCTGAGCAGACCAGGGCCGCTGCCGCCAATAATGAGCTTGCGCATCTCGTCAGGGAGCTGGCCGGGGAGCGAGGGCATGCCCTAGTTTCCATAGATTCCGATCCGGCATTGACGATCGTCCGTGCTGCAGAGCACGAAGCCATCGATGTCTTGGTGGTCGGCAATGCGGGCATGGCGGGGCGGAAGGAATTCCTGCTCGGTAATGTGCCGAACCGTATCAGTCATAATTCCCGCTGCACAGTCATCATCGTGAATACCCAATCGATGGCAGGTGGGCCGGGGGCAGAGCCAGTGCGTGTCTTTCAGCCACAGGTCGATTCCCATGTTGCTGAGCCGCAGCTCGGAGCCAGAGCCGTACACATCGCCACAGTGATGGCGAAGCATGGCCTCAAGGAGCTCTTCAGCCAGCCCGATCAATCGGACGGTTCGATTCGTCGTCAGCAGGCCAAGCGTCTACGATCGGCGCTGGAAGAACTGGGGCCGACCTTTTCAAAACTCGGGCAAATATTGTCGACCCGTCCGGATCTCCTTCCTGCGGAATACATCGAAGAACTCGCGATGTTGCAGAGTCACGTGCCCCCTATGCCTGAGAGCGAAGTGGTTCGGGTCGCCGAGCAAGAATTGAAGGTGCCGTGGGAGGATGTGTTTGAGTCGATCGATCCCAAGCCGCTCGCCGCCGGCACGATCGCCCAGGTCCATAAAGCCACGCTCGAAACCGGTGACCGAGTCGTCGTCAAAGTGCAGCGGCCCACCGCTCGAGCGGACATCGAACAGGATCTGGCCCTGCTCGAGATCTTCGCTCAGAAAGTCGGGCAACGGCAGGCCCTCAAACAAATGGTCAATATGGAAGCGGTGTTCAAGCACCTCTCCACGTCGCTGCAGCGCGAACTCGACTTTCGTCAAGAAATCGAAAACATCGGACGGATGGAGACCCTCCTTACAGACTATGATCGACTGGCAGTTCCTTCCGTCTACCAAGAGATTTCGACAGCCCGCTTATTGGTGATGGAGGAAATTCAAGGGGTTCGGATTGCCCAGGCGCCGGAAGGCCCGACCCGTATCGAAGCGGCCCGTCAGCTGTTGGAAGGGTTTTACAAACAGATCGTCGTCGACGGCTTCTTCCATGCGGATCCGCATCCGGGCAACCTCATGTGGTGGAAGGACCGCATCTACATGCTCGATTTCGGGATGGTTGGGGCTCTGGATGCCGGTTTACGGGAGCATCTGTTGTTGATGCTGATGGCACTGTGGAAAGAAGACGTTGTCTTTCTCAGCGATGTCACGTTGATGATGACTGGTTCGGCCGGCCGCAGCGATCTGGACGTTCCTCGTTTTCAGGGTGAAGTCGGCGAAGTCATGGCGAAGTACCGCAAGGCGGCTCTCGCGGAGATGCAGATCGGACCGCTCCTCCAAGAAATGAGTGCGACCGCGTTTCGACACGGAGTGCCGCTGCCGGCCTCGCTCACGCTCGCCGCCAAGGCGCTGGCGCAAGTCCAACTGGCGACGGCGGCTCTCGATCCGAAACTTGACCCCTATGATGTCGCGGGCAAGTTTTTGATGCGCGTCATGATCAAGCGTATGGGGGCTTCGCTCGATTTCAAGACGCTCGCGTATCAGTCTCAGAAACTCAAGGTGCGGGCCGAACAAACGATCGAAGCCATTGAACGCATGATTGGTGCCCGACCCGGCCAGAAGCTGGTTGTGAATTTCCGGGCTGACTCGCTGGAGGAGATGGTCCGACGTACAGGGCGTCGTCTGGCGCTGGGGCTGACGGCTGCGGCAAGTATTCTTGCCTCCGGGCTTACCGCCGCTTCAGCGACCGCTGGTTGGATCCCGCCCTTGTTCGGGATCGTCGCTGTCGCGCTGATCATAGGGCTATTCTTCGATCTGATGAGAGGGCGTTGA